A single Brachybacterium sillae DNA region contains:
- a CDS encoding TadE family type IV pilus minor pilin, which produces MTARSPRSFRACRRLLVALREDRGTATAETAIVLPVVVVLCTVLLIVGAVLAQQVQVESAARAAARELARGESVASAEAAAHRIAGPDTRVSVSRSGPWVEVTTTRRWSAPPGVLHGLSGTLTGHASARLEPQLLPEGSP; this is translated from the coding sequence ATGACCGCGCGGTCGCCCCGGTCCTTCCGTGCGTGCCGACGCCTCCTCGTGGCCCTGCGGGAGGACCGGGGCACCGCCACCGCCGAGACCGCGATCGTCCTGCCGGTGGTGGTGGTGCTGTGCACGGTGCTGCTGATCGTGGGAGCGGTGCTCGCCCAGCAGGTGCAGGTGGAGTCCGCCGCCCGGGCCGCGGCCCGGGAACTCGCCCGCGGGGAGAGTGTCGCCTCCGCCGAAGCCGCAGCGCATCGCATCGCCGGGCCCGACACCCGGGTCTCCGTCTCCCGGAGCGGCCCCTGGGTGGAGGTCACGACCACCCGACGATGGTCCGCCCCACCCGGGGTGCTGCACGGGCTGTCGGGCACCCTGACCGGCCATGCGTCGGCACGGCTGGAACCCCAGTTGCTTCCGGAGGGGTCGCCGTGA
- a CDS encoding DUF4244 domain-containing protein — MSLTTLPGSRLAVDLRQRLSAEDGATTAEYAITVLAACGFAAVLVALLASNEVRELLFGIITRALGSA, encoded by the coding sequence ATGTCCCTCACTACCCTTCCCGGCAGCCGCCTCGCGGTGGACCTGCGTCAGCGCCTGTCCGCCGAGGACGGCGCCACCACCGCCGAATACGCCATCACCGTGTTGGCCGCCTGCGGCTTCGCTGCGGTGCTGGTGGCGCTGCTCGCCTCGAACGAGGTGCGGGAGCTGCTGTTCGGCATCATCACCCGCGCCCTCGGGTCGGCCTGA